The Malus sylvestris chromosome 8, drMalSylv7.2, whole genome shotgun sequence genomic interval TTGTAGTACGTATCACGTATAAATTTACTTAATATCGGAGTTCAAACGTATAAGAGTTGGTATGATGGCATGTAAACTGGTTTTAAAATAGATTTAGAAACTTTTCTGGTTCAGTAaagttaaatattttattatttttgaaaatattGTTAAATTAAATTGTGACGCGGACGATTCCAAGTTGAGGTGTCGCTAATCACATCACCAGTCCATCATATCACCAGCACAATTCCGTCGCTGCAATTCTGAAACCGAAGGAGAAAAATGGTGGATGGCAATGATGACCCGTCGTCGAAGCCGAAAAAGTCGGAGAGCCCTCCGCAGCTCAAGAAATCACGAACCGTCATCACCACCACCGCATCCGACGACGCGGAGCCCACGACCCCAATCTTCCCGGGCCCACTCTTCCCCGCCGTCCGACGCGTCTCCACCCTCCCTCCCACCTCCCGCCAGTGGCCGCCGCCCGATCGCCCcgcctccttctcctcctcctcctcctccttcaatGCGCCCGCCGACCACCGAGACTTCTCCGACCGCGATTGGGTCTTCCCTTCCCTCGTTGTCCCTCAGAACACTTCCAAACGCGGCAAGAAgctcccctcctcctcctccactgATTCCCGTGCCGCGCATGCTAATAAGCTGGTGGACGCGCCGCAACGGATCGCCTCTCAGCCTCCTCCTGCGGCCTCGGTCCCGAAGCCGGAGGCTGAGAGGAAGAAATTGAAGGTGGTGCCGAATCTAACCTCTGCCTCTTCTGCTAGTGAGTCGACTCGGCCGAGTTCGAGGCGGACTGCGGAGTCCAAGCGTTCTTTGTTACTAGTTGTGGTAAACCATTTTACTCCAAAACTGTCAGTAAATTCTCAGCTCAACTACTTAATTTTCTGATACTATTTTCCAAATTTATAGATTCCTCCCCTAGATTTTAGGAAATAAAGATCAAACAAATATTCTAGGTCAAAGCTATTTTCCTATGCCCCCTAGATTTTAGTAAATGTTCCATTTAGACACCCTGGTGAATAGAATTAAGAAGAAATAATGAGAATAAAGATTGAAATTTACTACTTGTTTAGGTTTTCACCACTcatttggggattttttttgttattggaaaattaaactaaaatctaaaaatcatttaaaattttctataaaaaaaggGCAACCCTGAGTCAACAAGCCTCCTGCAAAAATCGAGGGAACGGCTATCTACACAGCCTTACCCTTGCTTTGCAAAGAGGCTTTTCCATGGCTTGAACCCGTGACATTTCGGTCACAAAGGAGCAACCTTTCCCTATGTCTAGTCACATTTTCTatcaaaaatttaaataaaacattCTTGATCTTTTATTTCTTGAACATTTGTCTGTGTGCTTGCTGCAGTTGTATGCTTCGTTTCAACTGTTGTTCAGGCAGCAGTTTCTCTATTGAGATAACTGGAAATGCAAAAACACTTGGTTTTTCTAGGGGGAGAAGCAGTTTCCCTATGTCTAAGTCACACTTTCAAGTTGTTTAACTTCGTCAAATATGAGCGAATCTTCTAAAGTTCAAGATGTAAACAGAAAATTAGGTTATGTTTACTTTTACtatagtctagtggtattcctcttcacttgttgagaggtcttaggtttgattgcCATAGATGGGGAGTTCGATACCAAAAATTATTATGACTGTCCCATCGTGTGGCTTAGCTCAAATCCCTCCACGCCTTTgtgtaaatatattgttgtattaGACAAAAAAAAGAACAGAAAATTATGTTCAATTATTTTGCGCCTCCTTTGTAATAGATCTTTATTAAACAAGAGCTCCTGGTGGTGTCcttttggattgttgaaattatgaTTTTGACAATTTTGTATTAACTTCTGTTGCAGCTCACTTTCACTTGTATATTATCTGTACCTTATGCAGTTTATCTCCGGCAGAGAGTTGCAGAACTTGAGGTACGTTTCATGGTTTCAACAACTTTTAAGTAGACCTTTGATTCTTTGTTTCACATCTTAATAGTTGATTATGCTGCTTTTTCAGGAATGGTGTAACCCTAAAAATATGGATTCAAATAGCAGCATTAAGGATTTTCTGGTGGAGAAGAATCCACCACTGTTTCATTTTAGTGCTGAAAGGAGAACTGTTGCTTTGTATACTGTGGTCTTTTCGATTACTATCCCATTTGTATTGTACAAACATCTTGATTCTCTTTCCCAACTAAGGAGTCTCTCAAAACGGATCAAGAATAACAACGAGGAGGTTCCCATAAAGAAGAGGATTGCATATATGGTTGATGTGTGTTTCTCCGTCTATCCATATGCCAAACTGCTTGCTCTTCTCTTTGCAACGATGTTTCTTATAGGGTTTGGTGGATTGGCATTATATGCAGTCAATACAAACAGCTTCGCTGAAGCTCTTTGGCTCTCATGGACTTTTGTTGCTGATTCTGGAAACCATGCTGACACAGAAGGCATCGGGCCAAGGATAGTTTCTGTCTCTATTAGTTCAGGAGGCATGCTAATATTTGCAATGATGCTTGGGCTTGTTTCTGATGCTATATCAGAGAAGGTTGATTCACTGCGGAAAGGGAAGAGTGAAGTCATTGAAAGGGACCACATCCTCATTCTTGGATGGAGTGACAAATTGGTAGGCTCTCGAGCATCTTTATATTGGATACACCCTCCATCTAAATTTCATGGGCTGCCTTCAAACTTCAAAGTGATATCTCAAACCTGCATTACCTTTAAACTTTTGTCTTTTTGAGGTATCAACTTTAATTTCAGATTTGTGATGTGATTCAAATGTTACGGGATTTCATTCGACTTAAATGTCTTCAAAATTATAATGATATGAGAACACCAACTTAGTTTTCTGCACAgaccaaaaggaaaaaggaactTAGCAGTTTGCATGACTATAGTTGGTAGTCTTCAAGTGTCTTCTCCATCTTGCTGCTTTAATATGTTTTTAGATTTGTACTTTTGGTAGTTAGTACAGACTACTGTATGGGTAATTATAGTTGTCAATAGGGACTTCATTTTAACTGACTTAACAGATAGCTTCTTTGTAAGTACATGTTTTTCTTACAATTGAAATGTGATCTTTGAAGGCCCCTGAACCTCCCCATCCTTATCCTGTATGAAATTAAGCTCATTTGATCTTATAAAAGAGGTCGTCAGTAGGAGTTTTGTAGTTAAGGAGTCAAACAGCAAAGAAAGAAGGGGAAATCAAAGTTGATGTATTTTATGCTGCAGGGTTCACTTCTAAAGCAGCTAGCAATAGCAAACAAGAGTGTTGGTGGTGGAGTTGTCGTTGTACTTGCTGAAAGAGACAAGGAGGAAATGGAGCTGGATATAGCAAAGCTTGAATTTGACTTCATGGGGACTTCGGTTATATGCAGAAGTGGCAGCCCTCTTATACTGGCCGACCTGAAGAAGGTATCTTTGACACTTTTCTCTTTTACCCTACTACTACTACCGATTTAGCTTTTGTTTCATTGGAAGGTTCAATATTAAtttcctatctctctctctcatatggTTGCAGTTCAGAATCTTCAGATTAAGTTATATTTTTTCATATGCAGGTCTCAGTTTCAAAAGCACGTGCTATCATTGTATTGGCATCTGATGAAAACGCAGATCAGGTTATTTCCTATATCAGATCTCCTCTTACGGTTCTCAAATGTTTACATGCACGTCAGACTTTAGTTACATTGGCTGTAATATGTTTCCAGAGTGATGCACGTGCTTTGAGGGTTGTGCTCAGCCTTACAGGGGTGAAAGAGGGCTTGAGGGGTCATGTTGTCgtagagatgagtgaccttgacAATGAGCCTCTGGTGAAGCTTGTTGGAGGAGAACTCATTGAAACAGTTGTAGCACATGATGTGATTGGACGGTTGATGATACAGTGTGCTCTGCAACCCGGTCTTGCACAGGTAACTCTAATAGAGATTTAGTCCACCTATATGTTTCTCGGATAATAAGCTACACCTTTTAAAACATGTACATAAAGACtagatcttttcttctctatttATATTTCTGAGTTCAATAAATGTATTTCTATTCCTATTTGAGTATAGCCTAGGAGAAAAAGTTCACTGGGGCGATTAGGGCTGGAAAAATGGACAGAGGCCTGATGAGCCAGCCAATGTGACCCATTTTATGGCCATGAAACGACATGACCTGGCCCGAGCCCTAGCTTGAGGCTGACACTATGTATTTAGTTATATTTAAACTTGTTAGAGTTGTTGAAATTGCTGCGTTGCCTTATGCTGGACTGGGGGTATTAGTGTAGTCATCTAGGTTTGTAGCCTTTCTTGTTATATAAATCATTTTGAATGTGATGGGGTTAacttaatcaattaaaactattttaacGAACCTTATgaagtactttttttttttgagaagaaacaattttattaaagaatagAGAAATACATTATTCAAAACATCAGATTGTAAAGTATCTCTTTAGCAAAACTAATAACCATACATGCTTCAGAATTTGttttagaaaatatatttttactaatttatcattttttctttGGTCAGATATGGGAGGACATATTGGGTTTTGAGAATGCTGAGTTTTACATCAAAAGGTGGCCTCAACTGGATGGTCTTCGTTTTCAGAATGTGCTTATTTCATTTCCTGATGCAATTCCTTGTGGAATTAAGGTTGCTGCAGATGGTGGAAAGATAATCTTAAATCCGGATGATAATTATGTTATGAAAGAAGGGGATGAAGTTCTTGTTATAGCGGAAGATGATGACACTTATGCTCCTTGTCCCTTTCCAGAGGTTATCTATCTTTTCTTTATGTAGCAACAATATATTTTGGAGATTAGAAAGTTGCAAAACTATTTCTCTGACTTCACTGTTACTGTTATGCGGATAAGATATCATTCTCTGTTTGAATAGTGAAGTATGGATGCCCCAGCAGTAACTCAAGTAACTCCATTGTAGAAGAAAATATT includes:
- the LOC126632135 gene encoding ion channel DMI1, producing MVDGNDDPSSKPKKSESPPQLKKSRTVITTTASDDAEPTTPIFPGPLFPAVRRVSTLPPTSRQWPPPDRPASFSSSSSSFNAPADHRDFSDRDWVFPSLVVPQNTSKRGKKLPSSSSTDSRAAHANKLVDAPQRIASQPPPAASVPKPEAERKKLKVVPNLTSASSASESTRPSSRRTAESKRSLLLVVLTFTCILSVPYAVYLRQRVAELEEWCNPKNMDSNSSIKDFLVEKNPPLFHFSAERRTVALYTVVFSITIPFVLYKHLDSLSQLRSLSKRIKNNNEEVPIKKRIAYMVDVCFSVYPYAKLLALLFATMFLIGFGGLALYAVNTNSFAEALWLSWTFVADSGNHADTEGIGPRIVSVSISSGGMLIFAMMLGLVSDAISEKVDSLRKGKSEVIERDHILILGWSDKLGSLLKQLAIANKSVGGGVVVVLAERDKEEMELDIAKLEFDFMGTSVICRSGSPLILADLKKVSVSKARAIIVLASDENADQSDARALRVVLSLTGVKEGLRGHVVVEMSDLDNEPLVKLVGGELIETVVAHDVIGRLMIQCALQPGLAQIWEDILGFENAEFYIKRWPQLDGLRFQNVLISFPDAIPCGIKVAADGGKIILNPDDNYVMKEGDEVLVIAEDDDTYAPCPFPEVCAGCCPKTVEPPKYPEKILFCGWRRDIDDMIMVLEAFLPPGSELWMFNEVPEKERDKKLTDGGLDVSRLENIKLVHREGNAVIKRHLENLPLETFDSILILADESLEDSVVHSDSRSLATLLLIRDIQSKRLPDKDTKPASLRLSAFSHSSWIREMQQASDKSIIISEILDSRTRNLVSVSRISDYVLSNELVSMALAMVAEDKQINRVLEELFAEEGNEMCIKPAELYLYDQEELSFYDIMLRGRQRQEVVIGYRLVNTERAIINPAPKSERRKWSHDDVFVVISVSE